In Pseudochaenichthys georgianus unplaced genomic scaffold, fPseGeo1.2 scaffold_1892_arrow_ctg1, whole genome shotgun sequence, the DNA window ATGCGTTTAATAAATACTCTAAATACTCAGAGACaggtatattatatataatatgtgtACTCAGGGAGAGTATATATAATATGTGTGCTCAGAGACAGGTATATATCATATGTGTGTTATTAATAAtattacacccccccccccccccccccctcctcctccaggaACAGCGCGCAGGAGGCGGCTCTTCCCCCGGGGGGAGGAGCTTCTCTCGGGTATAAGCGCGGCTCTTCCCGCCTCCTCCCTCTTTCTTCTGGACCTTCTCCGCGACTCCTTGCTCCCCCCTCCGGATCTTCTGCTTCACTATGGGCTTCGGAGACCTCAGAGCCGCCTCCGGGCTGAAGGTGCTGAACGGGTTCCTGTCGGAGCGCAGCTACATCGAGGGGTGAGACAGAAACACAAGAGAGGAAGAAATGAGGCTTATTCACAGGGAGAGAAACTGCAGACACACGCAGCCATCTTGGCTCCGCGCTGAGCTAacagttagctgttagcagagTTAGTGTTTAAATGTGACTAAATGAACCGTCACGGGGCACTAACGTGTCCGCGGGTCAGTCCCAAAGACTGTAATCTGTCCTCTTAAGAGTTAGAGTTTAGTTTCAGCCCAGTTATTGATGGTCTATAGGCTGAAGAAGTGTCGTGTGTTAGCAAGCAGCCACATGGTGCTAACAGAGCTGCTGTGACGTGTGACTTCAATCTGaaaacctttattagtcccgcaGCGCGGACAGGCACAGCGTCACAGCAGGTACACACATGATAAATAAAACTAGTAGCAGCGGTTTTAAAAGTGccataaatatcattttaatgAGGccttttaataattataatgaagatgtttttaaatgtgtgttactCCAGCGATCTGAAGCACAGCAGCTAACTGCCAATAGTTCACATGAAGATCAGTTCATTAGAGTAACCAAGGGTAACGGTTCAGAGAGCTAATGCTAGTTAACGTTCCACAGGAGGCGAGTGATGCTGACTTAGTaccgaggtgtgtgtgtgtgtgtgtgtgtgagagagtgcacctgtgtgtgtgtgtgtgtaggtgtgtgtgtgtgtgtgtgtgtgtgtgtgtgttgtgtgtgtgtgcaggttgaTGATGATCACACACCATCTTTCGGCTGAACCGTGATGTCACCCTTTGATCTGAAACCTGCTCACTGTGTTTACATATTAATTGTTCAGTGTAACGGGCAACTCTCCCAGGTGTTgacctcacttcctgtgtgctgacctcacttcctgtgtgcaGGTACGTCCCCTCTCAGGCGGACGTGGCGGTGTTCGACTCCCTGTCCGGCGCCCCGTCAGCTGACCTGGTCCATGCGCTGCGCTGGTACCACCACATCCTGTCCTACAGCCAGAGGAGCAGGTGAGGAGCCCAGGTGTGTGTGATGTCACTGTGttaagccccgcctcctctCTCAGCCCCCAGGTGTGTGATGTCACTGTGTTAAGCCCCACCTCCTCTCTCAGCCCCCCAGGTGTGTGATGTCACTGTGTTAAGCCCCACCTCCTCTCTCAGCctcccaggtgtgtgtgtgatgtcactgtgttaagccccgcctcctctCTCAGCCTCCCAGGTGTGCGTGTGATCTCACTGTGttaagccccgcctcctctCTCAGCCTCCCAGGTGTGTGTGATCTCACTGTAttaagccccgcctcctctCTCAGCCTCCCAGGTGTGCGTGTGATCTCACTGTGTTAAGCCACGCCTCCTCTCTCAGCCTCCCAGGTGCGTGTGTGATCTCACTGTAttaagccccgcctcctctCTCAGCctcccaggtgtgtgtgtgatctcacTGTATTAAGCCCTGCCTCCTCTCTCAGCCTCCCAGGTGTGCGTGTGATCTCACTGTGttaagccccgcctcctctCTCAGCctcccaggtgtgtgtgtgatctcactgtgttaagccccgcctcctctCTCAGCCTTCCAGGTGTGAAGAAGCCTCTCGGTCAGTACGGCCCTCCAGGATTGGCCGACACCACCTCAGGCTCCGCCCCCTCAGCCCCCAAGGAGGAGGAAGACGACGACGACATCGACCTGTTCGGCTCCGACGAGGAGGTGAGGTCATCGTGATGTCAGTCTGAAGTGCTCCTGGGTTTGGTCTCGTGTGTgtttacctgtgtgtgtgtacctgtctgccaggaggacgaggaggcGGAGCGTCTGAAGGAGGAACGTCTGGCTCAGTATGCAGCTAAGAAATCAAAAAGTGAGTGGCAGATAGAAACCGACCAATCCCTGCGCTGCTCCGTGATGATTAACCAATCACCATCTTTCGACTGACCCCTGATGGACACCATGTTTTATTCTGAGAGACTCGGGTTGCTGCCTTTCACAGGCTGATTATCTGTTGCCATGGTAACTgactcctccccctccccccacagAGCCCACCATCACCGCCAAGTCTTCGCTCCTATTGGACGTCAAGCCGTGGGACGACGAGACGGACATGAAGCAGCTGGAGGCTCTCGTGAGGAGCATCAGCATGGAGGGGCTGCTCTGGGGACAGTGTGAGTATTTCAtagatgtatatatatgtatgtatatatgtatgtatatatgtatatatgtgtgtatatatatgtgtgtgtatatgtgtatatatatatgtgtatgtgtatatatattccgCAGAGCGCAGGTTGATGATGTTCTCTACCATCTTTCGGCTGAAATATGTGATGATTCTCTTTGAGCTGAAACCTGCTCTCTGCATTATGACTGCACTGACTGTACattagtgtatatatatatatatatatatatatcaatgcTGTCAAagttatcgcgttaacggcgggaATTAATCcgttgaattaattgcgttaaaatatttgacGCAtgcgcagaatggcccgccccatgcAGCGGCTGGGGTCGGCTGCAGCCCCCCCACGAGGCACGATGTGAAAGAAAGCAAAAtgaagtccgccaactcgcggagcAGACTGCGCAGACGGCAGGTAGTCAGTCTGGACATACCGAACACCAGACAcgggtttgaaaacttttgtcacgtggtgatcgtcttctcaatagagcatctttgataacgtcttctggccaatcagagtcACGAtagtggtgttgttgcaggaagtccccacggagaatagcTTTGCTGTAGTGCATCTCTCTACACATCGATACAACATcacgtgttgatagaaaacaCCACGTGATGAATTCAGACCCCGCGGTGTGTGGGCGGTCTTTGTATCCGCCTCCTTTCATcgtctttccattcccaacacaCATCAGGAGATGGCAGACTGGACTTTCATCTGATTAAAatgtgtaatcgtttgacagccctaatagatagatgtgtgtgtgtgtatagaagtgagtgtaaatgtattataataAGTGAATGTGTCTGTTTCAGCTAAACTGTTGCCCGTGGGTTACGGCATCCAGAAACTTCAGATCAACTGCGTGATCGAGGACGACAAGGTATTAACATATATTTATACTTTAAtatctaatatatatattaccttAATTACACACtgc includes these proteins:
- the eef1b2 gene encoding elongation factor 1-beta, whose translation is MGFGDLRAASGLKVLNGFLSERSYIEGYVPSQADVAVFDSLSGAPSADLVHALRWYHHILSYSQRSSLPGVKKPLGQYGPPGLADTTSGSAPSAPKEEEDDDDIDLFGSDEEEDEEAERLKEERLAQYAAKKSKKPTITAKSSLLLDVKPWDDETDMKQLEALVRSISMEGLLWGQSKLLPVGYGIQKLQINCVIEDDKVGTDVLEEQITAFEDFVQSMDVAAFNKI